A genomic window from Cucumis melo cultivar AY chromosome 8, USDA_Cmelo_AY_1.0, whole genome shotgun sequence includes:
- the LOC103495887 gene encoding protein ALP1-like, whose translation MDRRCFAILCHLLRTTAGLVETEVIDVEEMVAMFLHILAHDVKNRMIQREFVRSGETVSRHFNIVLLAGFRLHDELLKKPQPVTNSCTDPRWKWFENCLGALDGTYIKVNVSATDRPRYRTRKGEVATNVLGACDTKGDFVFVLFGWEGSAADSRILRDAISRHNGLKVPKGYYYLCDAGYPNAEGFLAPYRGERYHLSEWRGESNAPTTAREFFNMKHSSARNVIERAFGLLKGRWAILRGKSYYPVDVQCRTIMACCLLHNLINREMTNSEIIEINYIEASNEWSEWRDQLAHTMFSDWELRDQ comes from the exons ATGGATAGAAGGTGTTTTGCCATTTTATGCCATTTACTAAGGACGACTGCTGGATTAGTCGAAACAGAAGTTATAGATGTAGAGGAGATGGTTGCCATGTTCCTGCATATATTagctcatgacgtgaagaaccgaATGATACAAAGGGAATTTGTACGGTCTGGTGAGACTGTTTCTAGACATTTCAACATTGTCTTGTTAGCGGGTTTTCGGTTACACGACGAGTTGTTGAAAAAACCTCAGCCAGTAACAAACTCGTGCACCGATCCAAGATGGAAATGGTTTGAG AATTGTCTTGGTGCGTTAGATGGCACATACATTAAGGTGAATGTCAGTGCAACCGATCGTCCAAGGTACAGGACACGGAAGGGTGAAGTTGCGACAAATGTACTTGGTGCTTGTGATACAAAAGgtgattttgtgtttgttttATTCGGATGGGAAGGATCAGCCGCTGATTCCAGAATTCTTAGAGATGCCATATCAAGACATAACGGACTAAAGGTTCCGAAGG GGTATTATTATCTATGTGATGCTGGGTACCCAAATGCTGAGGGTTTTTTGGCGCCATATAGAGGAGAAAGATATCATCTTTCAGAGTGGCGTGGAGAAAGTAATGCACCAACAACAGCTCGAGAGTTCTTCAACATGAAACATTCGTCGGCACGGAATGTCATCGAAAGAGCATTTGGGTTGTTGAAAGGTCGCTGGGCAATTTTAAGAGGAAAGTCATACTACCCAGTCGATGTCCAATGTCGAACAATCATGGCGTGTTGTCTGCTACACAATCTTATCAATAGAGAGATGACTAACAGTGAAATAATCGAGATTAATTACATTGAGGCTTCAAACGAATGGAGTGAATGGAGGGATCAATTGGCTCATACGATGTTTAGTGATTGGGAGTTACGTGATCAGTAG